A genomic segment from Stappia indica encodes:
- a CDS encoding B12-binding domain-containing radical SAM protein, with protein sequence MLHSTVNVLLLYPRFQAGSFWNYQETCALIGAKYPAPPLGLITVAAMLPEGWEPRLIDRNTTELRDEELAWADVVFTGGMLPQQSDTLAIIALCQDAGIPAVVGGPDVTSSPEHYAQADFRVIGEAEGIFGAFLEAFERGERRGTFEAEKFKADVTTTPVPRFDLLNFSDYAQVNVQFSRGCPFTCEFCDIIELYGRKPRTKGSAQILAELQALYDLGYRGHVDFVDDNLIGNKKAVKAFLPDLIAWQKAHGRPFELSTEASLNLADDTDLLEMMRQAGFFVVFVGIESPDPDVLVATRKKQNTRRDIAASVHKIYEAGIFVIGGFIVGFDEESDRVADEIANLIEEAAIPVAMTGLLYALPNTQLTRRLAAQGRLHAEFDMADPDHEQGDQCTAGLNFETLRPRARILADYRTVIERIYSPEAYFDRLRKMVSLLDMNGPNGDVLNARLSSDVKKLGRLVWSITRHKPEHRGHLWRMIAFTLRHNPRALNPMLHMVALYVHLGPFSRFVLQRIDTQIAEIEAGNWQPPALVAAE encoded by the coding sequence ATGCTGCATTCGACCGTCAACGTCCTGCTGCTCTACCCGCGCTTTCAGGCCGGTTCTTTCTGGAACTATCAGGAAACCTGCGCCCTGATCGGCGCCAAATACCCGGCACCGCCCCTCGGCCTGATCACCGTCGCGGCGATGTTGCCGGAGGGCTGGGAGCCACGGCTGATCGACCGCAATACGACCGAGCTGCGGGACGAGGAACTGGCCTGGGCCGACGTCGTCTTCACCGGCGGCATGCTGCCGCAGCAGTCCGATACGCTGGCGATCATCGCCCTGTGCCAGGACGCGGGCATTCCCGCCGTGGTCGGCGGCCCGGACGTGACCTCGAGCCCGGAGCATTACGCGCAGGCGGACTTCCGGGTCATCGGCGAGGCCGAGGGCATCTTCGGCGCCTTCCTCGAGGCGTTCGAGCGCGGCGAGCGGCGCGGCACCTTCGAGGCCGAGAAGTTCAAGGCCGACGTCACCACCACGCCGGTCCCGCGCTTCGACCTGCTGAACTTTTCCGACTATGCGCAGGTCAACGTGCAGTTCTCGCGCGGATGCCCCTTCACCTGCGAATTCTGCGACATCATCGAGCTCTACGGCCGCAAGCCGCGCACCAAGGGCAGCGCGCAGATCCTGGCCGAGCTGCAGGCTCTCTACGATCTCGGCTATCGCGGCCATGTCGATTTCGTCGACGACAACCTGATCGGCAACAAGAAGGCGGTGAAGGCGTTCCTGCCGGACCTCATCGCCTGGCAGAAGGCCCATGGGCGCCCCTTCGAGCTGTCCACCGAGGCCTCGCTCAACCTGGCGGACGATACCGACCTGCTGGAGATGATGCGCCAGGCCGGGTTCTTCGTCGTCTTCGTCGGCATCGAGAGCCCGGACCCGGACGTGCTGGTCGCCACCCGCAAGAAGCAGAACACCCGGCGCGACATCGCAGCCAGCGTGCACAAGATCTACGAGGCAGGCATCTTCGTCATCGGCGGGTTCATCGTCGGCTTCGACGAAGAGAGCGACCGCGTGGCGGATGAGATAGCCAACCTCATCGAAGAGGCCGCCATTCCCGTTGCGATGACGGGCCTGCTCTACGCCCTGCCCAACACCCAGCTCACCCGGCGGCTTGCGGCGCAGGGCCGGCTGCATGCCGAGTTCGACATGGCCGATCCCGATCATGAACAGGGCGACCAGTGCACGGCCGGGCTCAATTTCGAGACGCTGCGCCCGCGCGCGCGGATCCTTGCCGACTACCGGACCGTGATCGAGCGGATCTACTCACCCGAGGCCTATTTCGACCGGCTGCGCAAGATGGTCTCGCTGCTCGACATGAACGGGCCCAACGGCGACGTGCTCAACGCGCGGCTTTCGAGCGACGTGAAGAAGCTGGGCCGGCTCGTCTGGTCGATAACCCGGCACAAGCCCGAGCATCGCGGCCACCTGTGGCGCATGATCGCCTTCACGCTGCGGCACAATCCACGGGCGCTCAATCCGATGCTGCACATGGTGGCGCTCTACGTGCACCTCGGCCCGTTCTCGCGCTTCGTTCTGCAACGCATCGACACGCAGATCGCCGAGATCGAAGCCGGAAACTGGCAGCCCCCGGCCCTCGTCGCCGCAGAGTAG
- a CDS encoding cold-shock protein: protein MELGNVKWFDIKAGIGEIEPNDGDYVHVDMATLRKSGVPSLSEGQLVVYDLAYLRGHTVAENLRVL from the coding sequence ATGGAACTTGGTAATGTGAAGTGGTTCGACATCAAGGCCGGTATCGGCGAGATCGAGCCGAACGACGGCGACTACGTCCACGTGGACATGGCGACGCTGCGCAAGTCGGGCGTTCCGAGCCTGAGCGAAGGCCAGCTGGTGGTCTACGACCTCGCCTATCTGCGCGGCCACACGGTCGCCGAAAACCTGCGCGTCCTGTAA
- a CDS encoding MFS transporter, with translation MLPAPKTRSLSLLALAVIAALSLWFVSAAILPEMLAERPITPVRQALLSSAVQIGFVIGALASAILGLPDRLHPGRLFAACAALAALVNAALLILPIGGTGAILVRVATGALLAGVYPVGMKIAVGWGLRDRGFLVGLLVGAVTLGSALPHVIALGGGADWRATVLIASAASLIAAILALAVRLGPYHASSPRFDPAVIRRAWTDRRIRLAYAGYFGHMWELYAMWTWAGVAMAAAFVPVLGESEGLALARIVTFAAIALGGLGCIAGGWFADRIGKDTVAIIALAVSFASAIAAALCFGGPVWLLAAIFLLWGASIVPDSPQFSALVADFAPPEQAGSLMTLQTAIGFALTFVTVQAAPVVAELAGWPVLLALLALGPAAGLIAMARLWRLSRRTGA, from the coding sequence ATGCTCCCTGCGCCCAAGACCCGCTCGCTTTCCCTGCTGGCCCTTGCCGTCATCGCCGCGCTGTCGCTGTGGTTCGTCTCCGCCGCGATCCTCCCCGAAATGCTGGCCGAGCGGCCGATCACCCCGGTGCGCCAGGCGCTGCTGTCGAGCGCCGTCCAGATCGGGTTCGTGATCGGCGCTCTCGCCTCCGCCATTCTCGGCCTGCCGGACCGGCTGCATCCCGGCCGGCTCTTCGCCGCCTGTGCCGCGCTTGCGGCCCTGGTCAACGCGGCACTGTTGATCCTGCCCATCGGCGGCACGGGAGCGATCCTGGTGCGGGTCGCAACCGGCGCCCTGCTTGCCGGCGTCTATCCGGTCGGCATGAAGATCGCGGTCGGCTGGGGCTTGAGGGATCGCGGATTTCTCGTCGGCCTGCTGGTCGGCGCGGTGACGCTCGGCTCGGCCCTGCCGCATGTGATCGCGCTCGGCGGCGGCGCCGACTGGCGGGCGACCGTGCTCATCGCCTCCGCCGCCTCGCTCATTGCCGCCATCCTTGCGCTCGCCGTCCGCCTCGGGCCGTATCACGCAAGTTCGCCGCGCTTCGATCCGGCGGTGATCCGCCGCGCCTGGACCGACCGGCGCATCCGCCTCGCCTATGCCGGCTATTTCGGCCACATGTGGGAGCTCTACGCCATGTGGACCTGGGCCGGGGTGGCCATGGCCGCCGCCTTCGTGCCGGTCCTGGGCGAAAGCGAGGGTCTGGCGCTTGCCCGCATCGTCACCTTCGCCGCCATCGCGCTCGGAGGGCTCGGCTGCATCGCCGGCGGCTGGTTCGCCGACCGCATCGGCAAGGACACGGTGGCGATCATCGCGCTCGCGGTCAGTTTCGCCAGCGCAATTGCCGCAGCCCTGTGCTTCGGTGGTCCGGTCTGGCTGCTGGCCGCGATCTTCCTGCTGTGGGGCGCCTCGATCGTGCCGGACTCGCCGCAGTTTTCGGCGCTCGTCGCCGACTTTGCCCCGCCGGAGCAGGCCGGCAGCCTGATGACGCTGCAGACGGCCATCGGTTTCGCACTGACCTTCGTTACGGTGCAGGCCGCCCCGGTCGTCGCAGAACTGGCCGGCTGGCCGGTGCTGCTGGCCCTGCTGGCGCTCGGTCCCGCCGCAGGCCTCATCGCCATGGCGCGGCTGTGGCGTCTGTCGCGCCGTACCGGGGCCTGA
- the glpK gene encoding glycerol kinase GlpK: MSGAYILAIDQGTTSSRAIVFDGAFRSVAVGQQEFAQHFPHSGWVEHEPEDLWTSTLAVCREALAGIEGGASSIAGIGITNQRETTLVWSRKTGEAVCRAIVWQDRRTADFCAALKREGHEDLFTRKTGLLLDPYFSGTKLAWILDNVEGARERAESGELLFGTVDSWLIWKLTGGRAHVTDATNASRTLLYNIDENRWDEELCGLLGVPMSMLPEVKDSADAFGTVDPEHFGAQLPILGVAGDQQAATVGQACFSPGMVKSTYGTGCFALLNTGETRVASQNRLLSTIAYRLDGRTTYALEGSIFVAGSAVQWLRDGLGIIGTAAESQKLAEASDPENRLYLVPAFVGLGAPYWDPDARGAIFGLTRASGPADFCRAALESVGYQTLDLIEAMRADAADMDTDDIVLRVDGGMTASDWTMQFLSDLLAAPVDRPQVLETTALGAAWLAGYKAGVWPGMDEFSGSWHLDRRFEPHMAESERAALYAGWQDAVRRTRSA, encoded by the coding sequence GTGAGCGGCGCATACATACTCGCGATCGACCAGGGCACCACATCGAGCCGGGCGATTGTCTTCGATGGCGCATTCCGGTCGGTTGCCGTCGGGCAGCAGGAATTCGCCCAGCATTTCCCTCATTCCGGCTGGGTCGAGCACGAGCCGGAGGACCTTTGGACATCGACGCTTGCCGTCTGCCGCGAGGCGCTGGCCGGCATCGAGGGCGGCGCATCGTCCATCGCCGGCATCGGCATCACCAACCAGCGCGAGACGACGCTGGTGTGGAGCCGCAAGACGGGCGAGGCGGTGTGCCGCGCCATTGTCTGGCAGGATCGCCGTACGGCGGACTTCTGCGCCGCGCTGAAGCGCGAGGGGCACGAGGACCTGTTCACCCGCAAGACCGGCCTGCTGCTCGATCCCTATTTCTCCGGCACCAAGCTCGCCTGGATCCTCGACAATGTGGAGGGCGCGCGGGAGCGGGCGGAAAGCGGCGAGCTGCTGTTCGGCACGGTCGACAGCTGGCTGATCTGGAAGCTCACCGGCGGCCGGGCGCATGTGACGGACGCCACCAACGCGTCGCGCACGCTGCTCTACAACATCGACGAGAACCGCTGGGACGAGGAGCTTTGCGGCCTGCTCGGCGTGCCGATGTCGATGCTGCCGGAGGTGAAGGACAGCGCCGACGCGTTCGGAACGGTCGACCCGGAGCATTTCGGCGCGCAGCTGCCGATCCTCGGCGTTGCCGGCGACCAGCAGGCGGCAACCGTCGGCCAGGCCTGCTTCAGCCCCGGCATGGTGAAGTCGACCTACGGCACGGGTTGCTTCGCGCTGCTCAACACCGGCGAGACCCGCGTCGCCTCGCAGAACCGGCTGCTGTCGACCATCGCCTATCGCCTCGACGGGCGGACAACCTATGCGCTGGAAGGCTCGATCTTCGTCGCCGGCAGCGCCGTGCAGTGGCTGCGCGACGGGCTCGGCATCATCGGCACGGCGGCCGAAAGCCAAAAGCTCGCCGAAGCCTCCGACCCGGAAAACCGTCTCTACCTCGTGCCGGCCTTTGTCGGCCTGGGCGCGCCGTACTGGGATCCGGATGCGCGCGGGGCGATCTTCGGCCTGACCCGGGCGAGCGGACCGGCCGACTTCTGCCGCGCGGCGCTGGAAAGCGTCGGTTACCAGACCCTCGACCTGATCGAGGCGATGCGGGCCGATGCGGCGGACATGGACACCGACGACATCGTGCTGCGCGTCGACGGCGGCATGACGGCCTCGGACTGGACGATGCAGTTCCTCTCCGATCTGCTTGCCGCGCCGGTCGACCGGCCGCAGGTGCTGGAGACGACCGCCCTCGGCGCGGCCTGGCTCGCCGGCTACAAGGCGGGCGTGTGGCCCGGCATGGACGAGTTCTCCGGCTCCTGGCACCTCGATCGTCGCTTCGAGCCGCACATGGCGGAGAGCGAGCGGGCAGCACTTTACGCCGGATGGCAGGACGCGGTTCGCAGGACCCGCAGCGCCTGA
- a CDS encoding bifunctional helix-turn-helix transcriptional regulator/GNAT family N-acetyltransferase has translation MPGSSVHDEDVAAVRQFNRFHTRLVGALNERMLATDYTLAQVRILYELANARPDAPPSARDLGDVLQMDAGYLSRLLSGLESDGLLVRTPSPENAKRLALALSERGREVFAGLNEASAREVAALLAPLSQDERSQLTGAMTRIRRLLGDTPDTRTFILRDPRPGDLGWVIHRQAALYAQEYGFDWTFEGLVAEIAGKFVAEFDPARERCWIAEMEGEVVGSVFVVRQDDEVAKLRMLYVDPAARGRGLGRALVDECLRFARGAGYRRMVLWTNDILVSARRIYEAAGFELLEEERHRSFGQDLVGQIWGRNL, from the coding sequence ATGCCGGGATCGTCGGTGCATGACGAGGACGTTGCCGCCGTCCGTCAGTTCAATCGCTTCCACACACGGCTGGTCGGTGCGCTGAACGAGCGCATGCTTGCCACCGACTATACGCTCGCCCAGGTGCGCATTCTCTACGAGCTCGCCAACGCCCGGCCCGATGCACCGCCGTCGGCACGAGACCTCGGCGACGTGCTGCAGATGGATGCCGGCTATCTCAGCCGGCTGCTGTCGGGCCTGGAAAGCGACGGGCTTCTGGTCCGCACGCCGTCACCGGAAAACGCCAAGCGGCTGGCGCTGGCCCTGAGCGAGCGGGGCCGGGAGGTCTTCGCCGGGCTGAACGAGGCTTCGGCACGCGAGGTCGCCGCGCTGCTGGCGCCGCTGTCGCAGGACGAGCGCAGCCAGCTCACCGGGGCCATGACGCGCATTCGCCGGCTTCTCGGCGACACGCCCGACACGCGCACCTTCATCCTGCGGGACCCGCGCCCGGGCGATCTCGGCTGGGTGATCCACCGTCAGGCGGCGCTCTACGCACAGGAGTACGGCTTCGACTGGACCTTCGAGGGGCTGGTTGCAGAGATCGCCGGCAAGTTCGTCGCTGAGTTCGATCCGGCGCGCGAGCGCTGCTGGATCGCCGAGATGGAGGGCGAGGTCGTCGGCTCCGTCTTCGTCGTGCGCCAGGACGACGAGGTCGCCAAGCTGCGCATGCTCTATGTCGATCCGGCTGCGCGCGGGCGCGGGCTCGGCCGCGCGCTCGTCGACGAGTGCCTGCGCTTTGCCCGTGGCGCCGGCTACCGGCGCATGGTGTTGTGGACCAACGACATTCTCGTCTCCGCCCGGCGTATCTACGAGGCGGCAGGGTTCGAGCTGCTGGAAGAGGAGCGCCACCGCAGCTTCGGCCAGGACCTTGTCGGCCAGATCTGGGGACGCAACCTGTGA
- a CDS encoding DMT family transporter translates to MNGPVLASIFTGLQVGATLVASEAVVAEVGAGRLGFLRYAVALLILVPVAVLSSGTPVSRRDMLPVALIGIGQFGVLVALLNVAVLHTGSPRVALVFATLPIVTLALGLRFAAGRVSPLELASIVLSVVGVVFLLAGEALTGRMSASDWIGVGCAVLATLTGALCSHLYRPYLQRCGVAKVSVIAMLASLLPLGVMALVEGQGLPMAAWSRQTLVLVGFVGLSSGVGFLLWLYALSRLQAAVVTAFLGLSPVTAVILSVLFLGTAPTVTLAVAMVLVIGSLAATAFAQRRGRKMSPLPAGGGGG, encoded by the coding sequence GTGAACGGGCCGGTCCTGGCCTCGATCTTCACCGGCCTGCAGGTCGGCGCGACCCTGGTGGCGAGCGAGGCGGTGGTCGCGGAGGTCGGGGCGGGGCGGCTGGGTTTCCTGCGCTACGCCGTCGCGCTGCTGATCCTCGTGCCGGTCGCGGTCCTCTCGTCCGGCACGCCGGTCTCGCGGCGCGACATGCTCCCCGTCGCCCTGATCGGCATCGGCCAGTTCGGCGTGCTGGTCGCGCTGCTCAATGTCGCCGTGCTGCATACAGGCTCGCCGCGCGTTGCGCTGGTCTTCGCGACGTTGCCCATCGTCACGCTGGCGCTCGGCCTGCGCTTTGCAGCCGGACGTGTCTCGCCGCTGGAACTTGCCTCCATCGTGCTGTCGGTCGTCGGCGTCGTCTTCCTGCTGGCGGGTGAGGCTCTGACCGGGCGCATGTCCGCCTCCGACTGGATCGGCGTCGGCTGCGCGGTGCTGGCGACGCTCACCGGCGCGCTGTGCTCCCATCTCTACCGGCCGTATCTGCAGCGCTGCGGTGTCGCCAAGGTCAGCGTCATCGCCATGCTTGCCTCGCTGCTGCCGCTCGGTGTCATGGCTCTTGTCGAGGGGCAGGGCCTGCCGATGGCCGCCTGGTCGCGGCAGACGCTGGTGCTGGTCGGCTTCGTCGGCCTGTCGAGCGGTGTCGGTTTCCTGCTCTGGCTCTATGCGCTGAGCCGGCTGCAGGCCGCGGTGGTGACGGCTTTCCTCGGGCTCAGCCCGGTGACGGCGGTGATCCTGTCGGTGCTGTTCCTGGGCACGGCGCCGACAGTGACGCTGGCCGTGGCGATGGTGCTGGTCATCGGCAGCCTCGCCGCGACCGCCTTCGCGCAGCGTCGCGGGCGCAAGATGTCGCCGCTGCCGGCGGGAGGCGGAGGCGGGTAA
- a CDS encoding DUF1194 domain-containing protein, which produces MRAFACLALSLLVALAAPVRQAGAEELDLELVLLADSTGSIDDAEIRFQRQGYADAITDPMVLSAILDNAYGKIAVTYVEWGSDVSQDVVVDWMVIDGPQAAQDFAQKLMAAPRRAFGRNAIGSALLKGKQMIEGNDYTGLRRVIDVSADSANSWNGPPLETARAEVVASGIVINGLAVLCRHCSGRPVYYDLEAAFAERIIGGPGSFVVSADSTATFADAVRKKLILEIAAIPPQRNLAALEGPSVRFGAAGGTAVD; this is translated from the coding sequence ATGCGCGCATTCGCCTGCCTTGCCCTTTCCCTCCTCGTGGCGCTTGCCGCGCCGGTGCGCCAGGCGGGGGCCGAGGAGCTCGACCTGGAACTGGTGCTTCTCGCCGATTCCACCGGCTCCATCGACGACGCGGAAATCCGCTTCCAGCGGCAGGGCTATGCCGACGCGATCACCGACCCGATGGTGCTTTCCGCGATCCTCGACAATGCCTACGGCAAGATCGCCGTGACCTATGTCGAATGGGGCAGCGACGTTTCGCAGGACGTGGTGGTCGACTGGATGGTCATCGACGGACCTCAGGCGGCGCAGGACTTCGCGCAGAAGCTGATGGCAGCGCCCCGCCGCGCCTTCGGCCGCAATGCCATCGGCTCGGCCCTGCTCAAGGGCAAGCAGATGATCGAGGGCAACGACTACACCGGCCTGCGCCGGGTGATCGACGTCTCCGCCGACAGCGCCAACAGCTGGAACGGGCCGCCGCTGGAAACGGCGCGGGCCGAGGTCGTCGCCTCCGGCATCGTCATCAACGGTCTCGCCGTTCTCTGCCGCCACTGCTCGGGCCGGCCGGTCTATTACGACCTGGAAGCAGCCTTCGCCGAACGGATCATCGGCGGTCCGGGCTCCTTCGTCGTCTCTGCCGATTCCACCGCAACCTTCGCCGATGCGGTTCGCAAGAAGCTCATTCTGGAAATCGCGGCGATCCCGCCGCAGCGCAATCTCGCGGCGCTCGAGGGCCCGAGCGTGCGCTTCGGCGCGGCAGGCGGGACGGCGGTCGACTGA
- a CDS encoding SDR family oxidoreductase, whose product MRLFVFGLGYSADAFVRRISSRCEKITATTRSAEKAARLAERGITPVLFDGTAPSDGVRAALADATHVLVSIAPGETGDPVLAHHAADLAAARPSWIGYLSTVGVYGNHDGGWVDEETPCRPVSRRSRQRVEAEEAWLAFAARHGIPVQIFRLSGIYGPGRNTFMNFEKGTARRLIKPGQVFNRIHVEDIAGTLEAAIGAGPTTRIFNVTDDEPAPPQDVVAYAAELLGVAPPPEQDFETAELSPMARSFYGENKRVSNERVKRELGYTFRYPDYRTALTTLHRDGWR is encoded by the coding sequence ATGCGCCTTTTCGTCTTCGGTCTCGGCTATTCGGCGGACGCCTTCGTCCGGCGCATCTCCAGCCGGTGCGAAAAGATCACGGCGACCACCCGCAGCGCGGAGAAGGCCGCACGGCTTGCCGAGCGGGGCATTACGCCTGTTCTTTTCGACGGCACCGCGCCCAGCGACGGGGTGCGCGCGGCGCTTGCCGATGCCACCCATGTGCTCGTCTCCATCGCGCCCGGCGAGACCGGCGACCCGGTGCTTGCCCATCACGCCGCCGACCTTGCCGCCGCGCGCCCAAGCTGGATCGGCTACCTCTCCACCGTCGGCGTCTACGGCAATCACGACGGGGGCTGGGTCGACGAGGAAACGCCCTGCCGGCCCGTATCGCGGCGCTCGCGCCAGCGGGTCGAGGCGGAAGAGGCCTGGCTCGCCTTTGCAGCAAGGCACGGCATTCCGGTGCAGATCTTCCGCCTGTCAGGCATCTACGGGCCGGGCCGCAACACCTTCATGAATTTCGAGAAGGGCACCGCCCGGCGGCTGATCAAACCGGGCCAGGTGTTCAACCGGATCCATGTCGAAGACATCGCCGGCACGCTGGAAGCGGCAATCGGCGCTGGTCCGACGACACGGATCTTCAACGTCACCGACGACGAGCCGGCGCCGCCGCAGGACGTGGTCGCCTATGCGGCGGAGCTGCTGGGCGTTGCGCCGCCGCCGGAGCAGGATTTCGAGACGGCGGAGCTGTCGCCGATGGCGCGCTCCTTCTACGGCGAGAACAAGCGGGTCTCCAACGAACGGGTGAAGCGGGAGCTCGGCTACACGTTCCGCTATCCCGACTACCGGACCGCGCTGACCACGCTCCACCGCGACGGCTGGCGCTGA
- a CDS encoding TrmH family RNA methyltransferase, with translation MSTNIPRPGQVKQVTSFSNPLVKDIKALIAQRKHRQKSGRFVAEGLKLATDALAAGWEVDMLVLGPEARDSAPAREVAATARARGATILEVSTAVLAAMTRRDNPQMVVGVYGQRLLSASALEKAFVAAPQGVWVALDQVRDPGNLGTIIRTADAVGASGVLLVGDTTDPFAVEAVRATMGSLFHVPLARLTREGFRELAARWPGTVVGTHLKGSSDYRTIDYRRPALLLMGNEQSGLPQEMAEACSALARIPQAGQADSLNLAVATAVMLYEIRRGDLSLT, from the coding sequence ATGAGCACGAACATCCCGCGCCCCGGACAGGTCAAGCAGGTCACGTCCTTCTCCAACCCGCTGGTCAAGGACATCAAGGCGCTGATCGCCCAGCGCAAGCACCGGCAGAAGAGCGGGCGCTTCGTCGCCGAGGGGCTGAAGCTTGCCACCGACGCGCTGGCCGCCGGCTGGGAGGTCGACATGTTGGTGCTCGGCCCGGAGGCGCGCGACAGCGCCCCGGCGCGCGAGGTCGCGGCGACCGCACGGGCGCGCGGCGCCACGATCCTGGAGGTCTCCACCGCCGTGCTGGCCGCGATGACCCGGCGCGACAATCCGCAGATGGTCGTCGGCGTCTACGGACAGCGCCTGCTCTCCGCTTCCGCGCTGGAGAAGGCCTTCGTTGCCGCGCCGCAGGGCGTGTGGGTGGCGCTCGACCAGGTGCGCGATCCGGGCAATCTCGGCACGATCATCCGAACCGCCGACGCGGTCGGTGCGTCGGGCGTTCTTCTGGTCGGCGACACCACTGATCCCTTTGCGGTGGAGGCGGTGCGCGCCACCATGGGCTCGCTGTTCCATGTGCCGCTGGCCCGTCTCACCCGCGAGGGCTTTCGCGAGCTCGCTGCCCGCTGGCCGGGCACGGTCGTCGGCACCCATCTCAAGGGCTCGTCCGACTATCGCACCATCGACTATCGCCGCCCGGCGCTGCTGCTGATGGGCAACGAGCAGTCCGGCCTGCCGCAGGAGATGGCGGAGGCCTGCAGCGCCCTCGCCCGCATCCCGCAGGCGGGCCAGGCCGACAGCCTCAACCTGGCCGTCGCGACCGCGGTGATGCTCTACGAGATCCGCCGCGGCGACCTGTCGCTCACCTGA
- a CDS encoding class I SAM-dependent methyltransferase — protein sequence MNRPKANGNGDPPDGRRQILPSPAPGRSKRQPVPVSVRPAMPGSDPTPAPAGKPPAACWPLILETRGWDDYALLDFGHGRKLERYGRIVVDRPEPQAMGAPRLPEKRWLSADAVFTGNDEDDGPGRWRLNRDLPETWPMRFHDVHFLGRFMSFRHVGVFPEQAAHWQWMAERVAARKAAGGKPMRILNLFGYTGLASLVPAAAGAEVTHIDASKKAIGWARENQAMSGLDDLPVRWICEDAVKFVAREVKRGNRYDGILLDPPKYGRGPKGEVWDLYESLPALMPMIEEILSPEADFLVLTAYAIRASFLSLHELMAETLSRRGGVLASGELVLREEGGSRALSTSLYSRWSAS from the coding sequence ATGAACCGCCCTAAGGCCAACGGAAACGGCGATCCGCCCGACGGTCGCCGCCAGATCTTGCCCAGCCCGGCGCCGGGCCGTTCGAAAAGGCAGCCCGTTCCCGTGTCCGTTCGTCCCGCCATGCCCGGCTCCGATCCCACTCCCGCCCCTGCCGGCAAGCCGCCGGCCGCATGCTGGCCGCTGATCCTGGAAACACGCGGCTGGGACGACTACGCGCTGCTCGACTTCGGGCACGGCCGCAAGCTGGAGCGCTACGGCCGCATCGTCGTCGACCGGCCGGAGCCCCAGGCGATGGGCGCGCCCCGCCTGCCGGAAAAGCGCTGGCTGTCCGCCGATGCCGTCTTCACCGGCAATGACGAGGACGACGGGCCGGGCCGCTGGCGGCTGAACCGAGATCTGCCCGAGACCTGGCCGATGCGGTTTCACGACGTCCACTTCCTCGGCCGCTTCATGTCGTTCCGCCATGTCGGCGTGTTTCCCGAGCAGGCGGCCCACTGGCAGTGGATGGCCGAGCGGGTGGCGGCACGCAAGGCCGCCGGCGGCAAGCCGATGCGCATCCTCAACCTGTTCGGCTATACCGGCCTTGCCTCCTTGGTGCCGGCCGCGGCCGGGGCCGAGGTCACCCATATCGATGCCTCCAAGAAGGCGATCGGCTGGGCGCGCGAGAACCAGGCAATGTCCGGGCTCGACGATCTGCCGGTGCGCTGGATCTGCGAGGACGCGGTCAAGTTCGTCGCCCGCGAGGTCAAGCGCGGCAACCGCTACGACGGCATCCTGCTCGACCCGCCGAAATACGGCCGCGGCCCGAAGGGCGAAGTATGGGACCTCTACGAGAGCCTGCCGGCATTGATGCCGATGATCGAGGAGATCCTGTCACCGGAGGCCGACTTCCTGGTGCTGACCGCCTATGCGATCCGGGCGAGCTTCCTGTCGCTGCACGAGCTGATGGCCGAAACCCTCTCGCGGCGCGGCGGCGTGCTCGCCTCCGGCGAGCTGGTGCTGCGCGAGGAGGGCGGCAGCCGCGCGCTCTCCACCTCGCTCTACAGCCGCTGGAGCGCCTCATGA